One region of Emys orbicularis isolate rEmyOrb1 chromosome 6, rEmyOrb1.hap1, whole genome shotgun sequence genomic DNA includes:
- the LOC135880674 gene encoding urea transporter 2-like, whose protein sequence is MEDSEIVRTDNNGERKMYNEKSTRDQRPVGSGKRRICKTLGYLTGEMKECGDWLKDKPLVVQFIDWVLRGISQVMFVNNPLSGLLILAGLLIQNPWWTLTGCSGTVVSTLTAFILSQDRSAIAAGLFGYNGVLVGLLMAVFSDKGDYYWWLLLPVVVTSMACPVLSSALGSVFRKWDLPVFTLPFNIAVSLYLSATGHYNLFFPTTLIQPVTSVPNITWSEIEVPLLLQSIPVGIGQVYGCDNPWTGGIFLVALLISSPLICLHAAIGSAVGMLAALSIAMPFDRLYFGLASYNCVLACIAIGGMFYALTWQTHLLALACALFCAYAGAALANILSVIGLPACTWPFCFSALLFLLLTTNNSAIYKLPLCKVTYPEANRVYYLRMKRREQKPTGD, encoded by the exons ATGGAAGACAGTGAGATTGTTAGAACCGATAATAATGGAGAAAGGAAGATGTACAATGAAAAGAGCACAAGAGACCAGAGACCAGTGGGAAGTGGCAAAAGGAGAATCTGCAAAACACTTGGATATCTAACAGGAGAAATGAAAGAGTGTGGAGACTGGCTGAAAG ATAAACCTCTAGTTGTTCAGTTTATTGACTGGGTCCTGCGGGGAATATCCCAGGTGATGTTTGTCAACAACCCACTCAGTGGGCTACTTATTCTAGCCGGACTGTTGATCCAGAATCCTTGGTGGACGCTCACAGGCTGTTCAGGAACAGTTGTCTCGACGTTAACGGCATTTATTctgagccaggacag ATCGGCCATAGCAGCGGGACTGTTCGGCTACAATGGAGTCCTGGTGGGACTGCTCATGGCGGTGTTCTCTGACAAAGGAGACTATTATTGGTGGCTTCTACTGCCAGTTGTTGTTACATCCATGGCTTG CCCAGTTCTTTCCAGTGCTTTAGGTTCAGTCTTCAGGAAATGGGACCTTCCTGTTTTCACCCTGCCTTTCAACATTGCCGTGTCTCTTTACTTGTCTGCCACTGGACACTACAACCTCTTCTTCCCCACCACTCTCATTCAGCCTGTAACATCAGTGCCCAATATCACCTGGTCTGAAATCGAAGTGCCACTG CTGCTACAATCCATTCCAGTCGGCATTGGTCAGGTGTATGGCTGTGATAATCCCTGGACTGGTGGCATCTTCCTGGTTGCTTTACTCATCTCCTCTCCACTTATTTGCTTGCATGCTGCAATCGGATCAGCAGTGGGGATGCTGGCAG CGCTGAGCATTGCAATGCCATTTGACAGGCTCTACTTCGGCTTGGCGAGTTACAACTGTGTGCTTGCTTGCATTGCAATCGGAGGCATGTTCTATGCTCTTACCTGGCAGACACACTTACTGGCACTTGCCTGTG CATTATTTTGTGCCTATGCTGGAGCAGCTCTTGCCAATATCTTGTCTGTG ATTGGATTACCAGCCTGCACCTGGCCTTTCTGCTTCTCTGCGCTTCTCTTTTTGCTCCTAACTACAAATAATTCCGCAATCTACAAGCTGCCACTCTGCAAAGTCACTTATCCAGAAGCCAACCGAGTCTACTACCTGAGAATGAAAAGAAGAGAGCAGAAACCCACTGGTGATTAG